A stretch of DNA from Kazachstania africana CBS 2517 chromosome 3, complete genome:
ATTCTTCCTCTTTCGGTATACTCTGATACCCTTACCATACGCAAAGAATTGTACgaatataatgaaatctAAAACCAGAGTTCCAGAACTACCGAGTAACCACGATAAATTCAAGATTAGATACTTAATATCCATGGAAATAGTTAGGACCGATATTATGAAGGTTATATTCCCCAAACAtgcaaataaaaagaataaaaaggAGATACCTTCACATGATTTCCTCTTATAATTGAGTAGAATTTGTGGGATTCTTGAACCCAGATAGAGGAAAGCACTTAGATATCCAAATAACTGAGCCAACCAATTTGTCTTCAATGGTAACGTCTTTTCTGGCGGATTTGTATGGGATGTGTGACAGTATGTAACATACCATGATATGAATCCTGCTAAGATGACAATGAAAACCACTGAACTGTCacttaaataattttgttttattatCTCTTCAGCAtcctcattttcaattatttcatCAAGATTTGATGAACTTCTATCTTCGTTATTCTGTATAATGTTTGCTTGACCGTTACTTAGTAGTAAGGGTTCgttttcattgaaaatatcttgTAGTACATTTTCGTTCAGTGGGTTGGCTGGTGATAAGTGAACTGGATCGATCTTCTCCTCACTATCATACCAGAGACATTGACCTAACAATACGACATCTGCAATAGTATAATATGCAGCAAGTACAATCATTGTGGTCAGAAGATGTTGCATCATCGCTCCTAGCAGATTGAAAACGTCACCTGCCAGCCATAATACAACAAAAAGAAGCGAAAGACCATCAGATGATCTTCTgt
This window harbors:
- the YPQ1 gene encoding cationic amino acid transporter (similar to Saccharomyces cerevisiae YBR147W and YOL092W; ancestral locus Anc_3.105), translating into MMHLRPIELNPENISGIAGSISIACWVIVFVPQIYENFYRRSSDGLSLLFVVLWLAGDVFNLLGAMMQHLLTTMIVLAAYYTIADVVLLGQCLWYDSEEKIDPVHLSPANPLNENVLQDIFNENEPLLLSNGQANIIQNNEDRSSSNLDEIIENEDAEEIIKQNYLSDSSVVFIVILAGFISWYVTYCHTSHTNPPEKTLPLKTNWLAQLFGYLSAFLYLGSRIPQILLNYKRKSCEGISFLFFLFACLGNITFIISVLTISMDIKYLILNLSWLLGSSGTLVLDFIIFVQFFAYGKGIRVYRKRKNGQNSSSVSNNSTV